In Streptomyces thermolilacinus SPC6, a single genomic region encodes these proteins:
- a CDS encoding carbohydrate-binding module family 20 domain-containing protein, producing MARRTVAAALALVAGAAVGVTAPSQPAQAAAPGDKDVTAVMFEWKFASVAKACTDTLGPAGYGYVQVSPPQERIQGPTWWTAYQPVSYRIAGPLGDRAAFKSMIDTCHAAGVKVVADSVINHMTAGSGTGTGGSSYTKYNYPGIYSATDFDNCTAEVTNYQDRGNVQNCELVGLADLDTGEEYVRGRIAAYLNDLLSLGVDGFRIDAAKHMPAADLADIKSRLTNPNAYWKQEAIHGAGEAVSPSEYLGSGDVQEFRYARDLKRVFTGEKLAYLKNFGEAWGYMPSGQSGVFVDNHDTERVGDTLNYKHGANYTLASVFMLAWPYGSPDVHSGYEWTDKDAGAPNGGHVNACYTDGWKCQHDWREIKSMVAFRNVARGQGVTNWWDNGNNAIAFGRGTKAYVAINHETGPLTGTFQTSLPSGTYCDVQSNTPVTVDGSGRFTATLASNAALALHVGATSCGGGGGTTPAPVTSGASFNVTATTSPGQNIYVTGNQSALGNWNTGSALKLDPAAYPVWKLDVTLPAGTTFEYKYVRKDAAGNVTWESGANRVATVPASGRVTLNDTWRS from the coding sequence ATGGCCAGAAGAACCGTGGCAGCCGCACTCGCCCTCGTGGCGGGAGCCGCAGTCGGCGTCACGGCGCCCAGCCAGCCCGCACAGGCGGCCGCGCCCGGCGACAAGGACGTCACCGCCGTGATGTTCGAGTGGAAGTTCGCGTCCGTCGCCAAGGCCTGTACGGACACGCTCGGCCCGGCCGGGTACGGCTACGTGCAGGTCTCGCCGCCGCAGGAGCGCATCCAGGGCCCCACGTGGTGGACCGCGTACCAGCCCGTCAGCTACCGGATCGCCGGTCCCCTCGGTGACCGCGCCGCCTTCAAGAGCATGATCGACACCTGCCACGCCGCGGGCGTCAAGGTCGTCGCCGACTCCGTCATCAACCACATGACCGCGGGCAGCGGCACGGGCACCGGCGGCTCGTCGTACACCAAGTACAACTACCCCGGCATCTACTCCGCCACCGACTTCGACAACTGCACCGCCGAGGTCACCAACTACCAGGACCGCGGCAACGTCCAGAACTGCGAGCTGGTCGGCCTCGCCGACCTCGACACGGGCGAGGAGTACGTGCGCGGCCGCATCGCCGCGTACCTGAACGACCTCCTGTCGCTCGGCGTGGACGGTTTCCGCATCGACGCCGCCAAGCACATGCCCGCCGCCGACCTGGCCGACATCAAGTCCCGGCTCACCAACCCCAACGCCTACTGGAAGCAGGAGGCCATCCACGGCGCGGGCGAGGCCGTCTCGCCGAGCGAGTACCTCGGCAGCGGCGACGTGCAGGAGTTCCGCTACGCCCGCGACCTGAAGCGCGTCTTCACCGGTGAGAAGCTCGCGTACCTGAAGAACTTCGGCGAGGCGTGGGGCTACATGCCCTCCGGCCAGTCCGGGGTCTTCGTCGACAACCACGACACCGAGCGCGTCGGCGACACCCTGAACTACAAGCACGGCGCCAACTACACCCTGGCCAGCGTCTTCATGCTGGCCTGGCCGTACGGCTCCCCGGACGTCCACTCCGGCTACGAGTGGACCGACAAGGACGCCGGCGCGCCCAACGGCGGCCACGTCAACGCCTGCTACACCGACGGCTGGAAGTGCCAGCACGACTGGCGCGAGATCAAGTCCATGGTCGCCTTCCGGAACGTGGCCCGCGGTCAGGGCGTCACGAACTGGTGGGACAACGGCAACAACGCCATCGCCTTCGGGCGCGGCACCAAGGCGTACGTGGCCATCAACCACGAGACCGGCCCGCTGACCGGGACGTTCCAGACGTCGCTGCCCTCGGGCACGTACTGCGACGTCCAGAGCAACACGCCCGTCACGGTCGACGGCTCCGGCCGCTTCACCGCCACCCTCGCCTCCAACGCGGCCCTCGCCCTCCACGTGGGCGCCACGTCCTGCGGCGGAGGCGGCGGCACCACCCCGGCGCCCGTCACCAGCGGCGCGTCGTTCAACGTCACCGCCACCACCAGCCCCGGCCAGAACATCTACGTCACCGGCAACCAGTCCGCCCTCGGCAACTGGAACACCGGCAGCGCCCTGAAGCTCGACCCGGCCGCCTACCCCGTGTGGAAGCTCGACGTGACCCTGCCCGCGGGTACGACGTTCGAGTACAAGTACGTCCGCAAGGACGCCGCCGGAAACGTCACCTGGGAGAGCGGCGCCAACCGCGTCGCGACCGTCCCGGCGAGCGGCAGGGTGACGCTCAACGACACCTGGCGCAGCTGA